One window of the Colletotrichum destructivum chromosome 4, complete sequence genome contains the following:
- a CDS encoding Putative Luciferase-like domain-containing protein — protein sequence MSASSVREGGPVLKGPFDFEDSPLSRAARQPLLLGLFLNLQDINFSTQPTTNSWTFDYNVELVRRAEELGFELAFSRTQWLPKGGYDGEASLDAFVALGAMAAVTKSILLISTMHVLYGPLHPLHIAKYGATLDHIAKGRWGINVVTGHRAVEHEMFGRQRIEHDKRYQMAGELFDVVNSLWGETENISYKGKVSPWQLENAWITPKPQFGRPILVNATGSPAGIDFAAQYSDLIFITSPGTAHIDSALETLPDHIASIRAAVRAKGRTVKVIINPIIVSKDTSEEAWSYAESIAEGTRIQAGTKKFGTANGAYDSDAHAWRGRKDAKEKKGLNLGGNIEIIGSPEEVVQQLDALHKIGIDGVQINFYDFAPDLEYFGQKILPLLKESGLRVE from the coding sequence ATGTCTGCTTCATCGGTGCGTGAAGGTGGTCCCGTGCTGAAAGGGCCGTTCGACTTCGAGGATAGTCCTTTGAGCAGGGCCGCCCGTCAGCCGttgctcctcggccttttCCTCAATCTGCAAGACATCAACTTTTCCACACAGCCCACCACGAACAGCTGGACGTTTGACTACAACGTCGAACTCGTTCGCAGGGCCGAGGAGCTAGGTTTCGAATTGGCCTTCAGTCGTACGCAGTGGCTGCCCAAGGGCGGCTACGACGGCGAGGCTTCCCTGGACGCCTTCGTCGCGCTGGgcgccatggcggccgtcACCAAGTCCATCCTCCTTATCTCGACGATGCATGTCCTCTACGGGCCGCTCCACCCGCTTCACATCGCCAAGTACGGCGCTACCTTGGACCACATCGCCAAGGGCCGATGGGGCATCAATGTCGTCACCGGTCACAGGGCGGTAGAGCACGAGATGTTtggtcggcagcgcatcgaaCACGATAAGCGGTACCAGATGGCCGGAGAGCTGttcgacgtcgtcaacaGTCTCTGGGGCGAGACCGAGAACATCTCCTACAAGGGGAAAGTATCGCCGTGGCAGCTCGAGAACGCCTGGATCACTCCCAAACCGCAGTTTGGCAGACCCATCCTCGTAAATGCTACGGGTTCGCCTGCTGGCATCGACTTCGCCGCACAGTATTCCGACTTGATCTTCATCACCTCGCCGGGAACTGCGCACATTGACAGCGCATTGGAGACTCTCCCGGATCACATCGCCTCTATCAGGGCGGCTGTCAGGGCCAAGGGCCGAACAGTCAAGGTTATCATCAACCCCATTATCGTCTCAAAGGACACGTCCGAGGAAGCCTGGTCCTATGCTGAGAGCATTGCCGAGGGGACCAGAATCCAGGCGGGGACCAAGAAGTTCGGCACGGCAAACGGGGCGTATGACAGCGATGCGCACGCATGGAGAGGGCGCAAGGacgccaaggagaagaagggcctTAACCTCGGCGGCAACATCGAGATCATTGGGTCGCCGGAAGAGGTGGTTCAGCAGTTGGACGCCTTGCACAAGATCGGCATCGATGGTGTTCAGATCAACTTCTACGACTTTGCCCCAGACTTGGAATATTTCGGCCAGAAGATACTGCCGTTGCTGAAAGAATCTGGCCTGCGAGTGGAATAA